A genomic window from Nicotiana sylvestris chromosome 11, ASM39365v2, whole genome shotgun sequence includes:
- the LOC104230797 gene encoding receptor-like protein kinase HERK 1, whose protein sequence is MMKETWDFGLLVKSLFLLVLGVLCVSGFDPADNFLIDCGSNKDTNVGNRVFMADKSAAKFLSTSQNILADTPSNSITKADDSPLYQTARIFTQQSSYKFPISQAGRHWIRLYFYPFVYQEYDMSKATFSVSTQQNVLLGNFTPKNVTVKEFSVNVTSRDLVIMISPLSYSFAYINALEVVSVPDILITDDASTVSPAGTFSGMYAQALETVARVNMGGSLVSFDNDTLWRTWVTDQSFLTEASSAKSVNKIASVKYPQDGVTPDIAPQTVYGTCSKMNVADTGNDPNANFNVTWTFDVEPGFQYFIRLHFCDIVSTAANQLLFNIYVNSWNVANDFDPGQKVQGFLATASFNDYVTPPARSNRLNISVGPSPRSLFPDAFLNGLELLKLNNSQGSLTQVASVPTSPSSRAKKNVGVIVGVSVGVPLILLMVGILFCMHRRKKQEQLAQSKIWIPLSVNGGNSHTMGSKYSNGTTISAASNLSYRVPFPALLEATSNFDESLVIGIGGFGKVYRGVLCDGTKVAVKRGNPKSQQGLAEFRTEIEMLSQFRHRHLVSLMGYCDEKNEMILVYEYMENGTLKSHLYGSDLPSMSWKQRLEICIGSARGLHYLHTGYAKAVIHRDVKSANILLDESFMAKVADFGLSKTGPELDQTHVSTAVKGSFGYLDPEYFRRQQLTEKSDVYSFGVVLFEVLCARPVIDPSLPREMVNLAEWAMKWQKKGQLEQIIDPNLKGKIRPDSLRKFGETAEKCLADFGVDRPSMGDVLWNLEYALQLQEAVIQDDPEENSTILIGELSPQVNDFSHVDAGASAARIESPNLDDLSGVSMSRVFSQLVKSEGR, encoded by the coding sequence ATGATGAAGGAAACTTGGGATTTTGGATTGTTAGTGAAGAGTTTGTTTTTATTAGTGTTGGGAGTTTTGTGTGTTTCTGGTTTTGATCCTGCTGATAATTTCTTAATAGATTGTGGATCAAATAAGGATACTAATGTTGGTAATAGGGTTTTTATGGCTGATAAATCAGCTGCTAAGTTTCTTTCAACTTCACAAAATATATTGGCTGATACCCCTTCAAATTCTATTACAAAAGCTGATGATTCACCTCTTTATCAAACTGCTAGAATTTTTACTCAACAATCTAGCTATAAATTCCCAATCAGCCAAGCGGGAAGGCATTGGATCCGCCTTTATTTTTATCCGTTTGTTTACCAAGAATATGATATGAGCAAAGCAACTTTCTCTGTTTCCACTCAACAGAATGTTCTTCTTGGTAATTTCACTCCCAAAAATGTTACTGTCAAAGAATTTTCTGTTAACGTGACCTCGAGGGACCTTGTGATCATGATCTCTCCTTTGAGCTATTCGTTTGCATATATAAATGCTCTGGAAGTTGTCTCTGTACCTGATATCCTTATTACTGATGATGCTTCCACCGTTAGTCCAGCGGGGACGTTCAGTGGTATGTATGCGCAGGCTCTTGAAACAGTTGCAAGGGTAAACATGGGCGGATCGCTGGTGTCATTTGATAATGATACACTTTGGAGAACTTGGGTTACTGATCAAAGTTTCTTGACAGAGGCGAGTTCTGCTAAGTCGGTAAATAAGATTGCTTCTGTGAAATATCCACAGGATGGAGTAACACCAGATATTGCACCACAGACAGTTTATGGTACTTGTAGTAAGATGAATGTGGCTGATACTGGTAATGATCCGAATGCTAATTTTAATGTGACCTGGACGTTCGATGTGGAACCTGGCTTCCAATATTTCATTCGATTACACTTCTGTGACATAGTGAGTACAGCTGCCAATCAGCTGCTATTTAACATTTATGTCAACTCCTGGAACGTGGCTAATGATTTTGATCCTGGTCAGAAAGTTCAGGGCTTTTTAGCCACAGCTTCTTTCAACGATTATGTTACTCCACCTGCTAGAAGTAACAGGCTTAACATTAGTGTTGGCCCGTCCCCTAGGAGTCTTTTTCCTGATGCCTTTCTAAATGGACTGGAACTTCTGAAGTTGAATAATTCTCAGGGCAGCCTTACTCAGGTAGCTTCTGTTCCTACTAGCCCTAGTTCAAGGGCAAAGAAGAATGTCGGAGTGATCGTGGGTGTGAGTGTCGGCGTACCACTTATTTTGCTGATGGTTGGCATCTTATTTTGCATGCATAGAAGGAAAAAGCAGGAACAGCTTGCCCAGTCAAAAATATGGATTCCGTTATCTGTTAATGGTGGCAATTCACACACCATGGGAAGCAAGTATTCAAACGGAACAACCATAAGTGCTGCTTCAAACTTGAGTTATCGCGTTCCGTTTCCAGCTTTGCTGGAAGCAACTAGCAACTTCGACGAGAGTTTGGTCATTGGAATAGGTGGCTTTGGGAAGGTATACAGGGGTGTTTTGTGTGATGGCACTAAGGTGGCCGTGAAAAGGGGTAATCCCAAGTCCCAACAAGGTCTTGCAGAGTTCCGAACGGAAATTGAGATGCTTTCACAGTTCCGCCATCGGCATCTGGTTTCATTGATGGGATACTGTGATGAAAAAAATGAGATGATTCTAGTTTATGAGTACATGGAGAATGGGACCCTCAAGAGCCATTTGTATGGTTCAGATCTCCCGAGTATGAGCTGGAAGCAAAGGCTGGAGATATGCATCGGGTCAGCCAGAGGTCTGCACTACCTTCATACTGGTTACGCTAAAGCCGTTATACATCGCGATGTCAAGTCTGCAAACATATTGCTCGACGAGAGTTTTATGGCAAAAGTTGCTGATTTTGGTCTATCGAAGACAGGGCCTGAGCTTGATCAAACCCATGTTAGCACGGCCGTAAAAGGAAGCTTTGGCTACCTAGATCCTGAATATTTTAGAAGACAACAGCTCACAGAAAAATCTGATGTTTATTCTTTTGGTGTTGTTTTATTTGAAGTTCTTTGTGCTAGGCCTGTCATAGATCCATCTCTTCCGAGGGAGATGGTCAACTTAGCTGAATGGGCTATGAAGTGGCAGAAGAAAGGACAATTGGAACAAATCATAGATCCCAATCTTAAAGGCAAGATAAGACCAGATTCCCTTAGGAAGTTTGGAGAAACGGCGGAGAAATGTTTAGCTGATTTTGGTGTTGACAGACCATCAATGGGTGACGTGCTTTGGAATCTGGAGTATGCACTTCAACTTCAAGAGGCTGTCATTCAAGATGATCCTGAAGAAAACAGTACCATCCTTATCGGCGAGCTCTCTCCGCAAGTCAATGACTTCAGTCATGTTGATGCCGGTGCTTCTGCTGCTCGGATCGAATCACCAAATTTGGATGATCTCTCTGGTGTTTCCATGAGTAGGGTTTTCTCGCAATTGGTCAAGTCCGAGGGTAGATAA